In one Streptomyces sp. T12 genomic region, the following are encoded:
- a CDS encoding response regulator transcription factor, with translation MTTGSGTVLVVEDEESIADVLAIALRYHRFEVMVAGTVREALALAERTRPDVALLDVMLPDGDGRALGHELRERRPDLALVFLTARDSPAEIVGALGFGDDYITKPFNIDEVVARITAVLRRTRPADVLPQRPPLRYGDLELDETTYSVRRAGRTVELTPTEYALLRFLVRNGGRIVPKEQLLRHVWQYEHTPPESTVVETYISYLRRKLDALGPPVITTRRGVGYGLA, from the coding sequence ATGACGACGGGTTCTGGCACCGTGCTGGTCGTGGAGGACGAGGAGAGCATCGCCGACGTCCTCGCCATCGCCCTGCGCTACCACCGGTTCGAGGTCATGGTCGCGGGCACGGTCCGCGAGGCGCTCGCCCTCGCCGAGCGCACTCGGCCCGACGTGGCGCTGCTCGACGTCATGCTCCCGGACGGGGACGGCCGTGCCCTCGGGCATGAACTGCGCGAGCGGCGCCCGGACTTGGCGCTCGTCTTCCTCACCGCGCGCGACTCGCCCGCCGAGATCGTCGGCGCCCTCGGCTTCGGCGACGACTACATCACCAAGCCGTTCAACATCGACGAGGTCGTCGCCCGCATCACGGCGGTGCTGCGCCGCACCCGCCCGGCCGACGTCCTCCCGCAGCGGCCGCCCCTGCGCTACGGCGACCTGGAGCTGGACGAGACGACGTACTCGGTGCGCCGCGCGGGCCGCACCGTCGAGCTCACCCCCACCGAGTACGCGTTGCTGCGCTTCCTGGTGCGCAACGGCGGCCGGATCGTGCCCAAGGAGCAACTCCTGCGCCACGTCTGGCAGTACGAGCACACGCCGCCGGAGTCGACCGTCGTGGAGACCTACATCAGCTATCTGCGGCGCAAGCTGGACGCCCTGGGACCGCCGGTGATCACCACGCGGCGTGGCGTCGGATACGGGCTGGCATGA
- a CDS encoding MMPL family transporter encodes MARWCYRHRLVVLLLWLGALFGLGAASSAAGTNYANVFSLPDTDSATAYDLMEKAFPERAGDTDTVVWKVDGDEGASVRDDSVRSRIEPALAEIGRMKGVGEVTDPYAAQGGAQISRDGRIAYAQITFTEQANGVPKELIEGVVDTAQAAERDGFQVELGGQAIARTQEPPQGTAEAVGILAAAVVLFLAFGSLFAMLLPIVVAIAGVGTGMIATMLMSHVADVPEVAPLLGSLIGLGVGIDYALFIVTRHRRGILRGMKPEEAAVTALNTSGRAVLFAGGTVCIALAGMLVMNMRFLDGVVIATSLTVVLSVLAAITLLPALLGLLGMRVLSRRQRRRLAAAGPEPAEASGLAARWSAYVQRRPRPVAALALVVMAVLAIPVLSIRLGATDQGNHQESTTTRQAYDLLAEGFGPGFNGPLQVVVEGDAPQGLVNAIRSAEGVAQAAAVPPANGVTVIQVVPTTSPQSEQTDQLIDRLRDDVIPQSGAEAHVGGVTAVFKDFASVTGDRLPYFVATIIALGFLLLLVAFRSLVVPLTAALMNLIAAAASFGVLVAIFQWGWGTELIGVGKEGPITSFLPVIMLSLLFGLSMDYQVFLVSRMHEEWVHTKDNARAVRVGLAETSRVINSAALIMICVFSAFVLSGDMEGAMAGIGLAAAVALDAFILRTALVPAAMHMLGKSNWWLPGGLEKRLPHLAVEPKEEAPVAEEEPVVAGRPSAVHGFVRTADGGPVEGAAVTLLTKGGRQLDRVTSLADGSYIVSVPAPGTYLLATAATSYGSRAGQVVVADGPLVYDVELAEGEPAEGEVDAVN; translated from the coding sequence TTGGCACGGTGGTGCTATCGGCACCGGCTGGTGGTCCTGTTGCTGTGGTTGGGGGCGCTGTTCGGCCTGGGCGCGGCGAGTTCGGCCGCGGGCACGAACTACGCGAACGTCTTCTCCCTCCCGGACACGGACTCCGCGACCGCGTACGACCTGATGGAGAAGGCCTTCCCGGAGCGCGCGGGCGACACCGACACGGTGGTGTGGAAGGTGGACGGGGACGAAGGGGCATCCGTACGGGACGACTCCGTACGGTCCCGGATCGAGCCAGCGCTGGCGGAGATCGGGCGCATGAAGGGCGTCGGTGAGGTCACCGACCCGTACGCGGCCCAGGGAGGCGCGCAGATCAGCCGGGACGGGCGGATCGCGTACGCCCAGATCACCTTCACCGAGCAGGCGAACGGGGTCCCCAAGGAGCTGATCGAGGGCGTCGTTGACACGGCGCAGGCCGCCGAACGTGACGGGTTCCAGGTCGAGCTGGGCGGCCAGGCGATCGCCCGCACCCAGGAACCGCCGCAGGGCACGGCGGAGGCGGTCGGGATCCTCGCGGCGGCGGTGGTGCTGTTCCTCGCCTTCGGCTCGCTCTTCGCGATGCTGCTGCCGATCGTCGTGGCGATCGCGGGCGTCGGCACCGGCATGATCGCGACGATGCTGATGAGCCATGTCGCGGACGTGCCCGAAGTGGCCCCGCTGCTCGGCTCGTTGATCGGCCTCGGCGTCGGCATCGACTACGCCCTGTTCATCGTCACCCGGCATCGGCGCGGCATCCTGCGCGGCATGAAGCCGGAGGAGGCGGCCGTGACCGCCCTCAACACCTCCGGCCGCGCGGTGCTGTTCGCCGGCGGCACGGTGTGCATCGCGCTCGCCGGGATGCTGGTGATGAACATGCGCTTCCTGGACGGCGTGGTCATCGCGACCTCGCTCACGGTCGTGCTGAGCGTGCTGGCCGCGATCACCCTGCTGCCCGCTCTCCTCGGCCTGCTCGGCATGCGGGTGCTCAGCCGCCGGCAGCGGCGCCGGCTCGCCGCGGCGGGACCGGAGCCGGCGGAGGCGAGCGGACTTGCGGCGCGCTGGTCGGCGTACGTCCAAAGGCGTCCGCGCCCGGTCGCGGCGCTGGCCCTCGTCGTCATGGCGGTCCTCGCGATCCCCGTGCTGTCGATCCGCCTCGGCGCCACCGACCAGGGCAACCACCAGGAGTCGACCACGACCCGGCAGGCCTACGACCTGCTCGCCGAGGGCTTCGGCCCCGGCTTCAACGGCCCGCTCCAGGTGGTCGTCGAGGGCGACGCACCGCAAGGCCTGGTCAACGCGATCCGGTCGGCCGAGGGCGTCGCCCAGGCGGCCGCCGTGCCGCCCGCGAACGGCGTCACGGTGATCCAGGTGGTCCCGACCACCTCCCCCCAGTCCGAGCAGACCGACCAGCTGATCGACCGCCTGCGGGACGACGTGATCCCGCAGTCCGGTGCCGAGGCGCATGTCGGCGGGGTGACGGCGGTCTTCAAGGACTTCGCGTCGGTCACCGGCGACCGCCTGCCGTACTTCGTCGCGACGATCATCGCGCTCGGCTTCCTGCTCCTGCTGGTGGCCTTCCGCTCGCTGGTGGTCCCGCTGACGGCAGCGCTCATGAACCTCATCGCGGCCGCCGCGTCCTTCGGCGTCCTGGTGGCGATCTTCCAGTGGGGCTGGGGCACCGAGCTGATCGGCGTAGGCAAGGAGGGACCGATCACCTCGTTCCTGCCGGTCATCATGCTGTCCCTGCTGTTCGGCCTCTCCATGGACTACCAGGTGTTCCTGGTGAGCCGGATGCACGAGGAGTGGGTGCACACGAAGGACAACGCGCGCGCGGTGCGCGTCGGCCTCGCGGAGACCAGCCGGGTCATCAACTCCGCCGCGTTGATCATGATCTGCGTGTTCAGCGCGTTCGTGCTGAGCGGCGACATGGAGGGCGCGATGGCGGGCATCGGCCTCGCGGCCGCCGTCGCCCTGGACGCCTTCATCCTGCGTACGGCGCTGGTGCCGGCCGCGATGCACATGCTCGGCAAGTCGAACTGGTGGCTGCCGGGCGGGCTGGAGAAGCGGCTGCCGCATCTGGCGGTCGAGCCGAAGGAGGAGGCGCCGGTGGCCGAGGAGGAGCCGGTCGTGGCGGGCCGGCCCTCGGCCGTCCACGGCTTCGTCCGCACCGCCGACGGTGGGCCGGTCGAGGGCGCGGCGGTGACGCTGCTGACGAAGGGCGGGCGTCAGTTGGACCGGGTGACGTCCCTGGCCGACGGGTCGTACATCGTCTCGGTGCCGGCGCCGGGGACGTATCTGCTGGCGACGGCCGCAACGTCGTACGGGTCCCGGGCGGGGCAGGTGGTCGTGGCGGACGGGCCGCTGGTGTACGACGTCGAGCTGGCGGAGGGCGAGCCGGCCGAGGGTGAGGTGGACGCCGTCAACTGA
- a CDS encoding TetR family transcriptional regulator, whose product MSSKNDSPEQGDAPSKSEQTRALILETAMRLFQERGYDKTTMRAIAQEAGVSVGNAYYYFEGKEHLVQGFYDRLAAEHRAAIRDVLATETDLEARLAGVLKVWLDIATPYHEFAVQFFKNAADPASPLSPFSAESEHARVEAIDIHRQVLAGATKTKVPEELRDVLPEMMWLAQMGLVLYWVYDRTEGRERSYRLAERGARLTARGVSLARFRVLRPLVREVHDLFTDFLPGMTNAVPDPAKGKQDKKGKAEG is encoded by the coding sequence GTGTCCTCGAAGAACGACAGCCCTGAACAGGGCGACGCACCCAGCAAGTCCGAGCAGACCCGCGCGCTGATCCTGGAGACCGCCATGCGGCTGTTCCAGGAGCGCGGCTACGACAAGACGACGATGCGGGCGATCGCCCAGGAGGCCGGGGTCTCCGTCGGCAACGCGTACTACTACTTCGAGGGCAAGGAACACCTGGTCCAGGGCTTCTACGACCGGCTCGCCGCCGAGCACCGGGCGGCGATCCGGGACGTCCTGGCCACGGAGACCGACCTGGAGGCGCGGCTGGCGGGCGTGCTGAAGGTGTGGCTGGACATCGCCACGCCGTATCACGAGTTCGCGGTGCAGTTCTTCAAGAACGCCGCCGATCCCGCCAGCCCGCTCAGCCCCTTCTCCGCCGAGTCGGAGCACGCGCGCGTGGAGGCCATCGACATCCATCGCCAGGTGCTGGCGGGCGCGACGAAGACCAAGGTGCCCGAGGAGCTCCGGGACGTACTGCCCGAGATGATGTGGCTCGCCCAGATGGGGCTGGTCCTGTACTGGGTGTACGACCGGACCGAGGGGCGCGAGCGCAGCTACCGGCTCGCCGAGCGGGGCGCCCGGCTGACCGCGCGGGGCGTCTCGCTGGCGCGGTTCCGGGTGCTGCGGCCGTTGGTGCGCGAGGTGCACGACCTGTTCACGGACTTCCTACCGGGGATGACGAACGCGGTGCCGGACCCGGCGAAGGGAAAGCAGGACAAGAAGGGCAAGGCGGAAGGGTAG
- a CDS encoding serine protease, with the protein MRGIPGVTRIPRPLLGALVGVTALLTAGALATPASAAPRSDTSTAVSAVSAGAQQQARDFWTSQRMREATPLDLVTVNGHFDGGSAPRKGPAATVAPSSPAAAVGKAVSDIGLMAFPNTGGQWSGGGAVVSTAGQVFFSYQGRTASCSGNAVTSANKSTVITAGHCVKLEGAWHTNWVFVPGYHDGQAPYGRWTASKTLSTPQWTASEDINYDVGAAVVAPLDGKLLTDVVGGQGLAFNTGYNLRMYSFGFPAAAPYDGEKFIYCSGTTNRDFLLSNDHGMNCNMTGGASGGPWFTQFNESTGTGLLSSVNSFKYNFLPNRMYGPYFGADAQNLYQTAQTS; encoded by the coding sequence GTGAGAGGCATACCCGGCGTCACCCGCATACCCCGCCCCCTCCTCGGCGCCCTGGTCGGCGTCACCGCGCTGCTCACCGCCGGCGCCCTGGCCACCCCCGCGAGCGCCGCGCCGAGGTCCGACACCTCGACCGCCGTCAGCGCGGTCTCGGCCGGCGCACAGCAGCAGGCCCGTGACTTCTGGACGTCGCAGCGGATGCGCGAGGCGACCCCGCTCGACCTGGTGACCGTCAACGGCCACTTCGACGGCGGCTCGGCGCCCCGCAAGGGCCCGGCGGCCACCGTCGCGCCCAGCTCCCCGGCCGCGGCGGTCGGCAAGGCCGTCTCCGACATCGGCCTGATGGCCTTCCCGAACACCGGCGGCCAGTGGAGCGGCGGCGGGGCGGTCGTCTCCACGGCGGGGCAGGTGTTCTTCAGCTACCAGGGCCGTACGGCGTCCTGTTCCGGCAACGCCGTCACCAGCGCCAACAAGAGCACCGTGATCACGGCGGGCCACTGCGTGAAGCTGGAGGGCGCCTGGCACACCAACTGGGTGTTCGTGCCCGGCTACCACGACGGGCAGGCCCCCTACGGCCGGTGGACCGCGTCCAAGACCCTGTCCACCCCGCAGTGGACGGCGAGCGAGGACATCAACTACGACGTCGGCGCCGCCGTCGTCGCCCCGCTGGACGGCAAGCTGCTCACGGACGTCGTCGGCGGGCAGGGGCTGGCCTTCAACACCGGCTACAACCTGCGCATGTACTCCTTCGGCTTCCCGGCCGCCGCTCCGTACGACGGCGAGAAGTTCATCTACTGCAGCGGCACCACCAACCGGGACTTCCTGCTGTCCAACGACCACGGCATGAACTGCAACATGACCGGCGGCGCCAGCGGCGGCCCCTGGTTCACGCAGTTCAACGAGTCCACGGGCACCGGCCTGCTGTCCTCGGTGAACAGCTTCAAGTACAACTTCCTGCCGAACCGGATGTACGGCCCGTACTTCGGCGCCGACGCCCAGAACCTCTACCAGACGGCACAGACCTCCTGA
- a CDS encoding thiol-disulfide oxidoreductase DCC family protein, giving the protein MAGAGPGTVGGPQASRPGPAAPVRRLTVLYDAQCSLCTFLRDWLVRQPQLVPLELVPAGSDEARRRYPGLDHGATLEEITVVGDAGQVYRGTAAWIVTLWALREHRPLAHRLSTPSGARLAKGAVLAAAKWRGAQWGGTRQGGAQGGGRVYRHADGWSYDPHQGWTYNPPGCDSGTCATG; this is encoded by the coding sequence ATGGCGGGCGCGGGTCCGGGCACGGTCGGCGGGCCCCAGGCCTCGCGCCCCGGGCCCGCCGCCCCGGTCCGCCGACTGACCGTCCTCTACGACGCGCAGTGCTCCCTGTGCACCTTCCTGCGCGACTGGCTCGTACGGCAGCCGCAGTTGGTGCCGCTGGAGCTGGTGCCGGCCGGGTCGGACGAGGCCCGGCGGCGCTACCCCGGCCTCGACCACGGCGCCACCCTCGAGGAGATCACCGTCGTCGGCGACGCCGGGCAGGTCTACCGGGGCACCGCCGCCTGGATCGTCACCCTGTGGGCCCTGCGCGAGCACCGGCCGCTCGCCCATCGCCTCAGCACCCCGTCGGGGGCACGCCTCGCCAAGGGGGCCGTACTCGCCGCCGCCAAGTGGCGCGGGGCGCAGTGGGGCGGGACGCGGCAGGGCGGAGCGCAAGGGGGCGGACGGGTCTACCGGCACGCGGACGGGTGGTCGTACGACCCGCATCAGGGCTGGACGTACAACCCGCCCGGCTGCGACAGCGGCACCTGCGCGACAGGGTGA
- a CDS encoding VOC family protein, translating to MSDDESYELLGFDNVLLPVSDLGEAVRFYERAGFTVGFRLDEAGIALLKVGGETPGILLRQEEELRYRTPPWPSPRVWLEVPDARAAARALTDAGIAPLDEPFSVATGWTVEMADPWGNVIGFTDYSKRPELARRL from the coding sequence ATGTCAGATGACGAGTCGTACGAACTGCTCGGGTTCGACAACGTGCTGCTGCCGGTCAGCGACCTCGGTGAGGCCGTCCGGTTCTACGAGCGGGCCGGGTTCACGGTCGGGTTCCGGCTCGACGAGGCCGGGATCGCGCTGCTGAAGGTCGGGGGCGAGACCCCCGGCATCCTGCTGCGGCAGGAGGAGGAGTTGAGGTATCGGACGCCGCCGTGGCCCTCCCCGCGCGTGTGGCTGGAGGTGCCGGACGCGCGGGCGGCGGCGCGGGCGTTGACCGACGCGGGCATCGCGCCGCTCGACGAGCCGTTCTCGGTGGCCACCGGGTGGACCGTCGAGATGGCCGACCCCTGGGGAAACGTCATCGGGTTCACGGACTACTCCAAGCGGCCGGAACTCGCGCGCAGGCTGTGA
- a CDS encoding Uma2 family endonuclease, which produces MSAASVERPHEARPLIAQANRLMDRNPGYRVEIIGGQILVSPPPDAAPARALSRLMSPFNVAGLGDGETEVLQGVGLWLPDGEDYAIPDLVVVDADIDDHLIENNCYDPACFRLVLEVTSSNYRTDLRDKVAAYAQAKIPVYVIINRKHQRVHVLTDPTGDEYANHRPHAPGEVVALPDSIGAKVTLDVAEILEAGQPKKR; this is translated from the coding sequence ATGTCCGCTGCATCCGTCGAGCGGCCCCACGAGGCCCGTCCGCTGATCGCGCAAGCCAATCGGCTCATGGACCGCAATCCGGGCTACCGCGTCGAGATCATCGGAGGCCAGATCCTCGTGTCCCCGCCCCCGGACGCCGCCCCCGCCCGCGCCCTGAGCCGTCTCATGAGCCCGTTCAATGTCGCAGGCTTGGGAGACGGCGAGACCGAAGTGCTCCAAGGCGTCGGGCTCTGGCTGCCTGATGGCGAGGACTACGCCATCCCGGACCTCGTCGTCGTCGATGCCGATATCGACGATCACCTCATCGAGAACAACTGCTACGACCCCGCCTGCTTCCGTCTCGTCCTGGAAGTCACCTCCAGCAACTACCGCACTGACCTGCGTGACAAGGTTGCCGCATACGCTCAGGCGAAGATCCCGGTGTACGTCATCATCAACCGCAAACACCAACGCGTTCATGTCCTGACCGACCCCACCGGGGACGAGTACGCAAACCACCGTCCCCACGCCCCCGGCGAAGTGGTCGCCCTCCCCGACTCCATCGGCGCCAAGGTCACCCTGGACGTGGCGGAGATCCTTGAAGCGGGCCAGCCGAAGAAGCGATGA
- a CDS encoding succinate dehydrogenase iron-sulfur subunit has protein sequence MATPVMDKVEAESAASPYITVTFRVRRFNPEVSAEATWEDFQLEIDPKERVLDGLHKIKWDVDGTLTFRRSCAHGICGSDAMRINGKNRLACKTLIKDINPEKPITVEPIKGLTVLKDLVVDMEPFFQAYRDVMPFLITKDTNEPTRERFQTAEDRERFDDTTKCILCAACTSSCPVFWNDGQYFGPAAIVNAHRFIFDSRDEAGEQRLEILNDKDGVWRCRTTFNCTDACPRGIEVTKAIAEVKKALITRRF, from the coding sequence ATGGCTACCCCCGTTATGGACAAGGTGGAGGCAGAGTCCGCCGCGTCCCCCTACATCACGGTCACCTTCCGGGTCCGCCGTTTCAACCCGGAGGTCTCGGCCGAGGCGACCTGGGAAGACTTCCAGCTGGAGATCGACCCGAAGGAGCGCGTCCTCGACGGTCTGCACAAGATCAAGTGGGACGTCGACGGCACGCTGACCTTCCGCCGTTCCTGCGCCCACGGCATCTGCGGCTCGGACGCGATGAGGATCAACGGCAAGAACCGTCTTGCCTGCAAGACCCTCATCAAGGACATCAACCCCGAGAAGCCGATCACGGTCGAGCCCATCAAGGGCCTCACGGTCCTGAAGGACCTCGTGGTCGACATGGAGCCGTTCTTCCAGGCGTACCGCGACGTCATGCCCTTCCTCATCACGAAGGACACGAACGAGCCGACGCGTGAGCGTTTCCAGACGGCCGAGGACCGCGAGCGCTTCGACGACACGACGAAGTGCATCCTCTGCGCCGCCTGCACCTCCTCGTGCCCGGTGTTCTGGAACGACGGCCAGTACTTCGGCCCGGCCGCCATCGTCAACGCGCACCGCTTCATCTTCGACTCGCGTGACGAGGCCGGCGAGCAGCGCCTGGAGATCCTGAACGACAAGGACGGCGTCTGGCGCTGCCGCACGACCTTCAACTGCACCGATGCCTGCCCGCGCGGCATCGAGGTCACGAAGGCGATCGCGGAAGTCAAGAAGGCACTGATCACGCGCCGGTTCTGA
- the sdhA gene encoding succinate dehydrogenase flavoprotein subunit, producing MKIHKYDTVIVGAGGAGMRAAIESTKRSRTAVLTKLYPTRSHTGAAQGGMAAALANVEEDNWEWHTFDTVKGGDYLVDQDAAEILAKEAIDSVLDLEKMGLPFNRTPDGTIDQRRFGGHSRNHGEAPVRRSCYAADRTGHMILQTLYQNCVKEGVEFYNEFYVLDQLITEVDGVKKSAGVVAYELATGEIHVFQAKAVIYASGGCGKFFKVTSNAHTLTGDGQAAVYRRGLPLEDMEFFQFHPTGIWRMGILLTEGARGEGGILRNKDGERFMEKYAPVMKDLASRDVVSRSIYTEIREGRGCGPEGDHVYLDLTHLPPEQLDAKLPDITEFARTYLGIEPYTDPIPIQPTAHYAMGGIPTNVEGEVLSDNTTVVPGLYAAGEVACVSVHGANRLGTNSLLDINVFGRRAGIAAAEYSQKAEFVELPENPAELVVEQVEQLRTSTGTERVATLRKELQETMDANVMVFRTEQTIKTAVEKIAELRERYKNVSIQDKGKRFNTDLLEAIELGNLLDLAEVMAVSALARKESRGGHYREDYPNRDDVNFMRHTMAYREVGDDGAESIRLDYKPVVQTRYQPMERKY from the coding sequence ATGAAGATCCACAAGTACGACACCGTCATCGTCGGCGCCGGTGGCGCGGGCATGCGCGCGGCCATCGAGTCCACGAAGCGCAGCCGCACCGCGGTCCTGACGAAGCTCTACCCGACCCGCTCCCACACGGGCGCCGCGCAGGGCGGTATGGCCGCCGCGCTGGCCAACGTGGAGGAGGACAACTGGGAGTGGCACACCTTCGACACGGTCAAGGGCGGTGACTACCTGGTCGACCAGGACGCCGCCGAGATCCTGGCGAAGGAGGCCATCGACTCGGTCCTCGACCTGGAGAAGATGGGCCTGCCGTTCAACCGGACGCCCGACGGGACGATCGACCAGCGCCGCTTCGGCGGTCACAGCCGTAACCACGGTGAGGCGCCGGTGCGCCGGTCCTGCTACGCGGCGGACCGCACCGGCCACATGATCCTCCAGACGCTGTACCAGAACTGCGTCAAGGAGGGTGTGGAGTTCTACAACGAGTTCTACGTCCTGGACCAGCTGATCACCGAGGTCGACGGCGTCAAGAAGTCGGCCGGTGTCGTCGCCTACGAACTGGCGACCGGTGAGATCCACGTCTTCCAGGCGAAGGCCGTGATCTACGCGTCCGGCGGCTGCGGCAAGTTCTTCAAGGTGACGTCGAACGCGCACACGCTGACCGGTGACGGCCAGGCGGCGGTCTACCGTCGCGGGCTGCCGCTGGAGGACATGGAGTTCTTCCAGTTCCACCCGACCGGCATCTGGCGCATGGGCATCCTGCTGACGGAGGGCGCCCGCGGTGAGGGCGGCATCCTCCGCAACAAGGACGGCGAGCGCTTCATGGAGAAGTACGCGCCGGTCATGAAGGACCTCGCGTCCCGTGACGTCGTCTCCCGCTCCATCTACACGGAGATCCGCGAGGGCCGCGGCTGTGGTCCCGAGGGCGACCACGTCTACCTGGACCTGACCCACCTCCCGCCGGAGCAGCTGGACGCCAAGCTGCCCGACATCACCGAGTTCGCGCGGACGTACCTCGGCATCGAGCCCTACACGGACCCGATCCCGATCCAGCCCACCGCGCACTACGCGATGGGCGGCATCCCGACGAACGTCGAGGGTGAGGTCCTCAGCGACAACACGACGGTGGTCCCGGGCCTGTACGCGGCCGGCGAGGTCGCCTGCGTGTCGGTGCACGGCGCCAACCGCCTGGGCACGAACTCCCTGCTGGACATCAACGTGTTCGGCCGCCGGGCCGGCATCGCGGCGGCGGAGTACAGCCAGAAGGCGGAGTTCGTCGAGCTCCCGGAGAACCCGGCGGAGCTCGTCGTCGAGCAGGTGGAGCAGCTGCGCACCTCCACCGGCACCGAGCGGGTGGCGACGCTCCGCAAGGAGCTGCAGGAGACCATGGACGCCAACGTCATGGTGTTCCGCACGGAGCAGACGATCAAGACGGCCGTGGAGAAGATCGCGGAGCTCCGCGAGCGCTACAAGAACGTCTCGATCCAGGACAAGGGCAAGCGGTTCAACACCGACCTGCTGGAGGCCATCGAGCTGGGCAACCTGCTCGACCTGGCCGAGGTCATGGCGGTGTCGGCGCTGGCCCGCAAGGAGTCCCGCGGCGGTCACTACCGCGAGGACTACCCGAACCGAGACGACGTCAACTTCATGCGCCACACCATGGCGTACCGCGAGGTGGGCGACGACGGCGCCGAGTCCATCCGTCTCGACTACAAGCCGGTCGTCCAGACCCGCTACCAGCCGATGGAGCGTAAGTACTGA
- a CDS encoding succinate dehydrogenase hydrophobic membrane anchor subunit translates to MSTAETTATGIGPVEGESLYNVDNPAPFIEAPRKRTKKTPKSTRGNFEMAAWLFMRLSGVVLVVLVLGHLLIQLVLDGGVSKIGFAFVAGRWASPFWQVWDLLMLWLAMLHGANGLRTVINDYAERANTRLWLKGLLYTATVFTILLGTLVIFTFDPNIR, encoded by the coding sequence ATGTCCACTGCTGAAACGACCGCGACCGGTATCGGCCCCGTCGAGGGCGAGTCCCTCTACAACGTCGACAACCCGGCTCCCTTCATCGAGGCCCCGCGCAAGCGCACCAAGAAGACCCCGAAGTCCACGCGGGGCAACTTCGAGATGGCCGCCTGGCTCTTCATGCGCCTGTCCGGCGTCGTGCTGGTCGTCCTGGTCCTCGGCCACCTGCTGATCCAGCTCGTGCTGGACGGCGGCGTGTCGAAGATCGGCTTCGCCTTCGTGGCGGGCCGCTGGGCGAGCCCCTTCTGGCAGGTCTGGGACCTGCTGATGCTCTGGCTCGCGATGCTGCACGGCGCCAACGGCCTGCGCACGGTCATCAACGACTACGCGGAGCGCGCGAACACCCGCCTGTGGCTCAAGGGCCTGCTCTACACCGCCACGGTGTTCACCATCCTGCTGGGCACGCTGGTGATCTTCACCTTCGACCCGAACATCCGCTAG
- the sdhC gene encoding succinate dehydrogenase, cytochrome b556 subunit — MWSWVAHRVTGVLIFFFLFVHVLDTALVRVSPEDYDKVVATYKTPIVALLEYGLVAAILFHALNGLRVIAVDFWSKGPRYQKQMLWSVVGLWVVLMLGAIYPVLGHAARELFGS; from the coding sequence ATGTGGTCCTGGGTGGCTCACCGAGTCACCGGCGTCCTCATTTTCTTCTTCCTGTTCGTTCACGTGCTGGACACTGCTCTGGTCCGTGTCTCCCCCGAGGACTACGACAAGGTCGTAGCCACGTACAAGACGCCGATCGTCGCGCTGCTGGAGTACGGCCTCGTCGCCGCCATCCTCTTCCACGCGCTCAACGGCCTGCGCGTCATCGCCGTCGACTTCTGGTCGAAGGGCCCGCGCTACCAGAAGCAGATGCTCTGGTCCGTCGTCGGCCTGTGGGTCGTGCTGATGCTCGGGGCGATCTACCCCGTCCTCGGCCACGCCGCTCGTGAACTGTTCGGGAGCTGA
- a CDS encoding 2-oxo-4-hydroxy-4-carboxy-5-ureidoimidazoline decarboxylase — MTPTHLPGPVAIPSLPEQTRTPPSPTALESFNTAPADEILRILRTCLRSPRWATRIADHRPYPDVDSLLAASDEAAYDLAPADLAEALAGETLPVLPEGAYGAAYTAMSAANAAYEARFGHAFVICLDGLAPNEALDHVLAGIRSRLTNDPEEERVLAAEELRRLARARLVDSLGARGTARPAPTAPHSANNRTHRPISRQ; from the coding sequence GTGACGCCCACACACCTTCCTGGCCCAGTCGCCATACCGTCGCTGCCCGAGCAGACCCGAACTCCACCGTCCCCCACCGCGCTGGAGTCCTTCAACACTGCCCCCGCCGACGAAATCCTGCGAATTCTCCGAACCTGCCTCCGCAGCCCCCGCTGGGCCACCCGCATCGCCGACCACCGCCCCTACCCCGACGTGGACTCCCTGTTGGCGGCTTCGGACGAGGCGGCGTACGACCTGGCACCGGCTGATCTGGCGGAGGCACTGGCAGGAGAAACGTTGCCTGTACTGCCGGAGGGGGCGTACGGGGCGGCGTATACGGCCATGAGTGCCGCGAATGCTGCATACGAGGCGAGGTTCGGCCACGCGTTCGTCATCTGCCTGGACGGCCTGGCACCGAACGAGGCCCTGGACCACGTCCTCGCAGGCATCCGATCACGATTGACAAACGATCCGGAAGAAGAGCGAGTCCTTGCGGCAGAGGAACTCCGGCGCCTTGCAAGAGCACGGCTGGTCGACTCCCTAGGGGCGCGGGGAACAGCGCGACCAGCCCCAACGGCGCCGCACTCGGCAAATAACCGCACACACCGCCCAATTAGCCGCCAATAA